The Kitasatospora albolonga nucleotide sequence CACCATCCCCGCCTGGGCGAGGCGCTCCTCGCGCTGGAGGCTCAGATGGCAGCTCAGCACCCCGAGCCGGACCCCGCCGATGCGGACGACGGCGGTGGCGAGGCCCCGGCGGTGCAGGCCCGGGGTGAGCGGCAGCAGGACGTCCTCGGTGCGCTCGACGGCGGCCCGCAGCGAGCAGAGCAGCAGCGGCCCGGCGGCCGTGGCACCGCCGCTGAGGACCACCAGATCGCTGCTCCGGGCCAGCCGGGCGGCGGCCTTGCGCCAGCGGAAGAAGCGCGGCGCCTCCTGGACGAGGACGAGATCGGGGGCGCAGGCGCGGATGACCCGGGCCAGGGCCGCCGTGTCGTCGTGCATCGACCGGACGTTGTAGCTCAGCACCCGGATCACGGCTGAACCGTCCGGCTCGGTACGGGAGTCGGGCAGTGGCGTCAGGACCATGCGGGCCACGATACGACGGACGCCCGCCGCTGCCCCGGAGGGCGGCGACGGGCGTCCGCTGCGTCGTACCGCAGGGAACTCAGCCCTGGCGGGCGAGGTCGGCCGCGCCCACCAGCCCTGCCTTGCCGCCGAGTTGGGCGGCGAGCACCTGGGCGTGCGGGCGCCACTGGCCGCCGATCAGCCAGCGCCGGAACGACTTGCGGATCGGGTCGAGGACGAGCTCGCCCTCGTCCGATACGCCGCCGCCGACGATGAACGCGGACGGGTCGAACAGCGAGGCGAGGTCGGCCAGTCCGGCCCCGGCCCAGCGGGCCAGCTCGCGGAACGAGTCGACCGCGACCGGGTCGCCCCGGCGGGCGGCCTCGCTGATGTGCTTGCCCTCGATGCCGTCCACCGTGCCGTCGCCGAGGCCCAGCAGGACGGCGGCGTTCTCCGGGGTGGCGTTGGCGCGCTGCTTCGCGTACCGCACGAGGGCGCGGCCGGAGGCGTACTGCTCCCAGCAGCCCTGGCTGCCGCAGCCGCAGAGCAGACCGTCCGGGACGACCCGGATGTGGCCGAACTCGGCGGCCACACCGAAGCGTCCGCGCCGCAGCTTGTTGCCGATGATGATGCCACCGCCGAGGCCGGTGCCGAGCGTGATGCAGATGACGTCGTCGTGGCCCTGGCCGGCTCCGAAGCGGTACTCGCCCCAGGCCGCCGCGTTGGCGTCGTTCTCGACGACGACGGGCAGGCCGACGCGCTGCTCGACCTTGTCCTTGAGCGGCTCGTGGCGCCAGTCGATGTTGGGCGCGAACAGGACGGTGGCGCGCTTGTCGTCGACATAACCGGCGGCGCCGATGCCGACGGCCTCCACGTCGTGTCCCTCGCTCGCCCCGGCCACCGCCGAGCAGATCGCGTCGACGATGCCTTCGGCCGTCGGGGGCGTCGCCACCTTGAACGTCGAGAGGATGCGACCCTCTTCGTCGACCACTCCAGCCGCGATCTTCGTGCCGCCGATATCGACGCCGATGGTGAGTCCCATGAATCCCTCAGTTCCGGTCGAGCCCCGCTAAGGGCAACCGTACCCGAGGCGGGGCACCGGCCCGGCCCGGACCGATCAGTCCAGGTCGATGCGTTCGGTGCCGGAGGGGCCTTCGTCGCGCGGGTCGGAGGGGTCGTCGGCGGCCTTTCCGGCGGGCTTCTCCGAGGGGCCGGAGGCCGGGTCGGCGGCGGTGCGGGTCCAGCGGCTCTCCTGGCCCTCCACCGCCGAGCGGTAGGCGGCCAGCAGCTCGTTGCCCGCGGCGGCGAGGTGGTCGAAGACCTGCGGGTTGCGTTCGATGACCGGCTCCACGGCGGACTTCGCCTGCCGGATGGCCTGCTGGACCGCGCCCTGGGCGGCGGCGCCGAACAGCGGGGTCTGGAGCGAGGAGACCTTGTCGGCGACCGCGTCGACGAGCTTGCGCAGCTCCTCGGCGGCGGAGCCGGGCTGCGGGCCGTACTGCGCGCGGCGGCGGGCCTTCTCGGCGGCGAGGTCCTCGGCGCAGGCGTCGGCCCACGCGTCGCCGTCGAAGGGACGATCGGTGGCTTCACTCATGACGGGCTCCTGCGACACGGGGTACCGGCCACCGGCGGCCTGCGCCGGCGGGACTCGTACCACCGACGTTACCCGAACGGCCGCACACCGTTCAGGGCGTACGGGGCCAGAGCCCGGGGTCGGGGGTGAAGCGGACGCGCAGGACGCCGTCGGTCAGGGCCGCGCCGGAGACCGTGCAGCGGCGCAGGGCCGAGGCGACCTTGATGATCCGGTGGAACGGGCCCACGGTCAGGAGGAGTTCCTCACCCCGGCGGACCAGCCGCAAGTCCTCCTTGACCGCGCCGGGCAGCGGCAGGCACCAGGTCAGCTCGGCCGGAGTGCCGCTCTCCCCCGGCTCTCCCTCGATCCACCACGGGTCCTCCGCCCTCCCCGCCTCGCGCCCGTCCGGCGCGGGGACGGCGAGCGCGGCCAGGTCGTCGCTGGTGCGGGGGTCGCGGCCGAGGTGGGCGGCCTCATGGACGGGGACCTCCGGGGCCCACTCCTCGTGCCAGTGGCCCAGGCACTTCTCCTGCCGGGCGGCGAGATCGGCGAACCAGGGGTCGGACGAGTGGCGGGGCAGGACGCGGTTGGCGACCAGGAGGTCGGCGCGGAGCCCGTGCAGGGCGAGGCCGGTGCGGGCGGCGCGCAGGGCGTCCCCGGCGGCGGACCCGGGTTCGGCGACCAGGCGGAGCGTGGTGGCGCGGTCCTCGACCAGGGCCTGGACGGCGGCCAGCTCGGCGTCCTTGCGGGCGGCGGCCTCGTACAGCCACTGGGCGGGCATCGGGACCCCGGCGAGCTGGGCGAGGACGGGGCGCAGGGCGCGGGCGGCCTGGCGTTCGGCGGGCAGGAGGCGGCGCAGATAGCGGCGGAGCTGCTCGGGCAGGGCCAGCAGGGCGAGGGCCTGGTCGAGCGGCGGGAGGTCCACGACGAGGGTGCCGTAACCGGCGGTGGACCAGTCCCCGGCGGCGGCCCGGTGCAGGGTGTGCAGGAGGGCGAGCTGCGGGGAGCCGGGGAGTTCGGTGAGCTCCTCGCCGTCCAGCCGCCCGGCGCCGACGAGATCCAGGACGCCGGAGGCGCGCTGCTGGAGCTCGGTGAGCTCGGCGCGGAAGTGGGCGCCGGAGTCGATGCGGGCGTGGTCGAGCCGGTCGGTGACCCGGGTGGGTTCCGTACCGGCCGGGAGGCCGGGTATGGGCGCGGCGGAGACCAGGAGGGTGCGGCTGCCGTGCGCGGCGGCGGCCAGGGCGGTCGCCGCCGCGAGGGTGGTACGGCCCGCGCCGCCGGGGCCGGTGACCAGGACCGTACGCATCGGGCTCAGCCCTGCGGGATGGACTCGACGCGCTTCTTCAGACCGGCGAGCGCGCGGTCGATGATGACCTTCTCGGCCTTGCGCTTGATCATGCCGAGGAGCGGGATCTTGACGTCGACGGCGAGCTTGTAGGTGACCTCGGTCCGCACCCCGCCGGCCATCGGCGCGAGGGCGTACGTGCCGTCCAGGGAGCGCAGCATCTGGGACTTGACCAGGGTCCAGCTGACTTCCTTGTCGCCGAGCCAGGTGTACTCCAGGACGTGGTCGTCCTTGATCGCTCCGGCGTCCAGGACGAGGCGGACCTGTTCGGCGCGGCCCTGGTCGTTCACGGCCAGCACCTCGGCCTCCTTCACCTCGCCGGTCCACTCCGGGTAGCGGGCGAAGTCGGCGATCACGCTCATGACGTCGGCCGGTGCCGCCTCGATCGTGATGCTCGAGCTGGTGTGTTCAGCCATCGCCGTGGCCCTCCAGTGCGGTGTAACCGGTCGCGTTCGGCAGAAGCCTGCCGCTGTGCAGGCTATCGCGTGCCCGCCGCGCCCCGGTCCACGGCCCGGGACCTTCCGGTCACCAGGTCAGCGCCCAGGGTGTGCCGGTGGAGGCGAAGTGGCCGACGTTGACGCACTCGGTGGTGCCGATCCGCATCCGGCGGACCAGCGGCTGGTGAACATGGCCGAAAAGCGCGTACCGGGGGCGGGTGGTGCGGATGGCCTCCAGCAGGGCGGTGCTGCCGCGTTCGAAGCGGCGGGCGACGGTGTCGTATGTCAGCTCGGGAACCTCGGGCGGGATGTGCGAGCAGAGCACGTCGACCGGGCCGAGCGCCTCGACCTTGGCCGCGTACTCCTCGTCGCTGATCTCGTACGGGGTGTTCATCGGGGTCCTGAGGCCGCCGCCGACGAAGCCGAAGACCCGGCCGCCGATCTCGACCCGCTCGCCGTCCAGCACGGTGGTGCCGGGGCGGGCGTACTCGGGCCACAGACGGGGGACGTCGACGTTGCCGTAGGTGGCGTACGTCGGGGTGGGGAAGGCGGCGAAGAGTTCGGCGTACTGCCGGCGCACCGCGCCGATGATCTCGGTGTTGCGGTCGCGGCCCGCCCACAGCTCGCGGCCGAAGGCGCGGGCCTCCTCGTAGCGGCGGGCGGTGCGCAGCGCAACGATGCGGCTGGCGTTCTCCTTGCCGAACAGGGCGGGGAAGATGCCGCGCGAGTGGTCGGCGTAGTCGAGGAAGAGCACCAGGTCACCGAGGCAGATCAGGGCGTCGGCACCGTCCCCGGCACGGGCCAGGGCCTCGGTGTTGCCGTGGACGTCGCTGACCACGTGAATCCGGGTGGAGCGCCGTGCGCCCGCCACCGGCCCGGCCGGTTCGCTGCCTCGCATGCGGATCAGCCTAGGACCCCTGCCCCTTACCCGGTAGACCGGCCGGACCTGCGGTTACTTCCGAGTCGTCGCGGCGGTGGACTACTGTGCGCGAAAGGGCCATTTATCTGTGTGATGCATAAGACATCTGGCCGGAACCCCCTATCGGGAACCAGGTACCGATGGGTAACGTCCGGGCAGTCCAGTCGTGCTCACCCCCCTGAGCACCCGCCATTCTTGGACCGCAGCCGGTGCGTCACACAGAGCCGTGGCACCGGAGCCCGATGAGGAGCAGCAGTCTTGCGCGAGTTCAGCCTTCCGGCCCTGTACGAGGTCCCGACGGACGGCAATCTGACGGATCTGATCCGCCGCAACGCCGCTCAGCATCCCGATGTCGCGGTGATGAGCCGCAAGGTGGCCGGTGCCTGGACCGATGTCAGCGCCACCCAGTTCCTGGCCGAGGTGAGAGCCGCCGCCAAAGGGCTGATCGCCTCGGGCGTGGGGCCCGGCGACCGGGTCGCCCTGATGTCGCGCACCCGGTTCGAGTGGGTGCTGCTGGACTTCGCGATCTGGAGCGCGGGCGCGGTGACCGTGCCGGTGTACGAGACCAGCTCCGCCGAGCAGGTGCAGTGGATTCTCGGTGACTCCGGGGCGGTGGCGGTGGTCGTGGAGAGCGACGCGCACGCGGCCGCGGTGGAGTCCGTACGGGAGGGGCTGCCGGAGCTCGCGCACGTCTGGCAGATCGAGGCGGGCGCGGTGAAGGCCCTGGGCGAGGCGGGCGCCGAGGTCCCGGACGAGACCATGGACGCGCGGATGGTCAGCGCCAAGGCGGACGACCCGGCCACCATCGTCTACACCTCCGGCACCACGGGCCGCCCCAAGGGCTGTGTGCTCACCCACCGCAGCTTCTTCGCGGAGTGCGGCAACGTGGTGGAGCGGCTGAAGCCCCTGTTCCGTACAGGCGAGTGCTCGGTGCTGCTGTTCCTGCCCGCCGCGCACGTCTTCGGCCGGATGGTCGAGGTGGCCTCGGTGATGGCCCCGATCCGGCTCGGCTGCGTCCCCGACATCAAGAACCTCACCGATGAGCTGGCCACGTTCCGGCCGACCCTGATCCTCGGGGTGCCCCGGGTCTTCGAGAAGGTCTACAACGCGGCGCGCGCCAAGGCGCAGGCCGACGGCAAGGGCAAGATCTTCGACCGGGCCGCCGACACGGCGATCGCCTACAGCCGGGCGCTCTCCACCCCGCAGGGCCCCTCGCTGGGGCTGAAGCTGAAGCACAAGCTGTTCGACAAGCTGGTCTTCGGCAAGCTGCGCGCGGTCCTCGGCGGCAAGGGCGAGTTCGCGATCTCCGGCGGGGCCCCGCTCGGTGAGCGGCTCGGCCACTTCTACCGGGGCATCGGCTTCACGGTCCTGGAGGGCTACGGCCTGACCGAGAGCTGCGCGGCCACCGCGTTCAACCCGTGGGACCGGCAGAAGATCGGTACGGTCGGCCAGCCGCTGCCCGGCTCGGTGGTGCGGATCGCGGACGACGGCGAGGTGCTGCTCCACGGCGAGCACCTGTTCACCGGGTACTGGAAGAACGAGTCGGCGTCCGCCGAGGCGCTGGCCGACGGCTGGTTCCACACCGGGGACATCGGCACGCTCGACGAGGACGGCTATCTGGCGATCACCGGCCGCAAGAAGGAGATCATCGTCACGGCGGGCGGCAAGAACGTGGCCCCCGCGGTGATCGAGGACCGCATCCGCGCCCACGCCCTGGTCGCCGAGTGCATGGTGGTCGGCGACGGCCGCCCGTTCGTGGGCGCGCTGGTCACCCTGGACGAGGAGTTCCTGAGCCGCTGGGCCGAGGAGCACGGCAAGCCGGCCGGTTCGACGGCCCTGTCGCTGCGGGAGGACCCGGAGCTGCTGGCGGAGGTGCAGCGGGCGGTGGACAACGGCAACGCGGCGGTCTCCAAGGCCGAGTCCGTACGCAAGTTCCGTATCCTGCCCGCCCAGTTCACCGAGGAGGCGGGCCACATCACACCGTCGCTGAAGCTGAAGCGGAACGTGGTGGCGAAGGACTTCGCGGACGAGGTGGAGTCGATCTACCGCGCCTGAGTGTTACGCGTACGGAGAGGGGGCCCGCGCCTTTCGAGGCGCGGGCCCCCTCTCCGTACGCACAGCAAAGGCCCTCAGGGAGTCACAGCAGGGTCTTCAGCTTCTCCGCCAGCAGGTCCCAGCGCCACTTCTCCTCGACCCAGGCGCGTCCGCGCTCCCCCATCCGCCGCCGCAGCTCCGCGTCCCCGAGCAGCGTCACGATCCGGTCCGCCGCCTCCTCCGGGCTGCCCCCGCGCACCACCCACCCGGTCTCGCCGTCGAGCACCGCGTCCGGCGCGCCGCCCGAGTCCCCGGCCACCACCGGCAGCCCGGTCGCGGACGCCTCCAGGTAGACGATGCCGAGCCCCTCCACGTCCAGCCCCCGCCGCCGGGTCCGGCACGGCATGGCGAAGACGTCCCCGGCCCCGTAGTGCGCGGGCAGCTCCTCCCACGGCACGGGCCCGGTGAACCGCACCGAGTCCGCCACCCCGGTCTCCGCCGCGAGCCGCTTCAGCTCCTTGGCGTACGGGCCGCCGCCGACGATCAGCAGCACCGCGTCCGGGAGCTGCGCGAGGATCGCGGGCATGGCCAGGATCAGCGTGTCCTGGCCCTTGCGCGGCACCAGGCGCGAGACGCAGACGACCACGGGCCGGTCGGAGAGGCCGAGGCGGGCGCGGACCCGGTCGCCGCCGGAGGCCGGGTGGAAGGTCTTCTCGTCGACGCCCGGCGGCAGCTGCACCATGCGGGCGGCGGCCTCCGGGGTAAGGGCGGCGGCGATGCGGGAGCGGGTGTACTCACCCAGATAGGTGATCGTGTCCGTGCCCTCCCCGACCCTGCGCAGCAGCTGCCGGGAGGCGGGCAGCTGGGCCCAGCCCGCCTCGTGGCCGTGGGTGGTGGCCACCAGCCGCCTCGCGCCCGCGCGGCGCAGCGCGGGGGCCATCAGGCCGAGCGGGGCGGCGGCGCCGAACCAGACGGAGGTGCAGCCGTGTTCGCGCAGCAGGGCGGTGGCCCGCCGGGTGACGCGCGGGGTCGGCAGCAGCATCGTCGTCCGGTCGCGGACCACGGTGAACGGCTGCTCGGCGTCGAAGGCGGCGGTGGCCGCCGTCCCTTCCTCGCCGCGCTT carries:
- a CDS encoding endonuclease, whose protein sequence is MVLTPLPDSRTEPDGSAVIRVLSYNVRSMHDDTAALARVIRACAPDLVLVQEAPRFFRWRKAAARLARSSDLVVLSGGATAAGPLLLCSLRAAVERTEDVLLPLTPGLHRRGLATAVVRIGGVRLGVLSCHLSLQREERLAQAGMVLERLAAMGVEHAVAGGDLNDVPTGKAFRQLAGHLQDCRAVAPWGGELTFPPDEPRKRIDAVFATPGIEVLGCGVPDGLPGVSGADLRAATDHLPVLAALRVPAG
- a CDS encoding glucokinase; protein product: MGLTIGVDIGGTKIAAGVVDEEGRILSTFKVATPPTAEGIVDAICSAVAGASEGHDVEAVGIGAAGYVDDKRATVLFAPNIDWRHEPLKDKVEQRVGLPVVVENDANAAAWGEYRFGAGQGHDDVICITLGTGLGGGIIIGNKLRRGRFGVAAEFGHIRVVPDGLLCGCGSQGCWEQYASGRALVRYAKQRANATPENAAVLLGLGDGTVDGIEGKHISEAARRGDPVAVDSFRELARWAGAGLADLASLFDPSAFIVGGGVSDEGELVLDPIRKSFRRWLIGGQWRPHAQVLAAQLGGKAGLVGAADLARQG
- a CDS encoding cyclase, producing the protein MAEHTSSSITIEAAPADVMSVIADFARYPEWTGEVKEAEVLAVNDQGRAEQVRLVLDAGAIKDDHVLEYTWLGDKEVSWTLVKSQMLRSLDGTYALAPMAGGVRTEVTYKLAVDVKIPLLGMIKRKAEKVIIDRALAGLKKRVESIPQG
- a CDS encoding metallophosphoesterase; amino-acid sequence: MRGSEPAGPVAGARRSTRIHVVSDVHGNTEALARAGDGADALICLGDLVLFLDYADHSRGIFPALFGKENASRIVALRTARRYEEARAFGRELWAGRDRNTEIIGAVRRQYAELFAAFPTPTYATYGNVDVPRLWPEYARPGTTVLDGERVEIGGRVFGFVGGGLRTPMNTPYEISDEEYAAKVEALGPVDVLCSHIPPEVPELTYDTVARRFERGSTALLEAIRTTRPRYALFGHVHQPLVRRMRIGTTECVNVGHFASTGTPWALTW
- a CDS encoding long-chain fatty acid--CoA ligase; the protein is MREFSLPALYEVPTDGNLTDLIRRNAAQHPDVAVMSRKVAGAWTDVSATQFLAEVRAAAKGLIASGVGPGDRVALMSRTRFEWVLLDFAIWSAGAVTVPVYETSSAEQVQWILGDSGAVAVVVESDAHAAAVESVREGLPELAHVWQIEAGAVKALGEAGAEVPDETMDARMVSAKADDPATIVYTSGTTGRPKGCVLTHRSFFAECGNVVERLKPLFRTGECSVLLFLPAAHVFGRMVEVASVMAPIRLGCVPDIKNLTDELATFRPTLILGVPRVFEKVYNAARAKAQADGKGKIFDRAADTAIAYSRALSTPQGPSLGLKLKHKLFDKLVFGKLRAVLGGKGEFAISGGAPLGERLGHFYRGIGFTVLEGYGLTESCAATAFNPWDRQKIGTVGQPLPGSVVRIADDGEVLLHGEHLFTGYWKNESASAEALADGWFHTGDIGTLDEDGYLAITGRKKEIIVTAGGKNVAPAVIEDRIRAHALVAECMVVGDGRPFVGALVTLDEEFLSRWAEEHGKPAGSTALSLREDPELLAEVQRAVDNGNAAVSKAESVRKFRILPAQFTEEAGHITPSLKLKRNVVAKDFADEVESIYRA
- a CDS encoding alpha-(1-2)-phosphatidylinositol mannosyltransferase, with translation MDKTLIVTNDFPPRPGGIQAFLHNMALRLDPDRVVVYASTWKRGEEGTAATAAFDAEQPFTVVRDRTTMLLPTPRVTRRATALLREHGCTSVWFGAAAPLGLMAPALRRAGARRLVATTHGHEAGWAQLPASRQLLRRVGEGTDTITYLGEYTRSRIAAALTPEAAARMVQLPPGVDEKTFHPASGGDRVRARLGLSDRPVVVCVSRLVPRKGQDTLILAMPAILAQLPDAVLLIVGGGPYAKELKRLAAETGVADSVRFTGPVPWEELPAHYGAGDVFAMPCRTRRRGLDVEGLGIVYLEASATGLPVVAGDSGGAPDAVLDGETGWVVRGGSPEEAADRIVTLLGDAELRRRMGERGRAWVEEKWRWDLLAEKLKTLL